In Stutzerimonas stutzeri, a genomic segment contains:
- the dnaB gene encoding replicative DNA helicase codes for MNDISVPQQYDLETAALKVPPHSIEAEQAVLGGLMLDNNAWERVLDQVSDGDFYRHDHRLIFRAVFTLAERNSPFDVVTLSEQLDKEGHLSQVGGLAYLGELAKNTPSVANIKAYAQIIRERATLRQLIGISNEIADSAYAPQGRTGEEILDEAERLIFQIAEARPKTGGPMGINDILVKAIDRIDSLFNAGEAITGISTGFTDLDEATSGLQAADLIIVAGRPSMGKTTFAMNLVENAVLRSDKAILVFSLEMPADSIVIRMLASLGRIDQTKVRTGKLSDDDWPRLTSAVNLLNDRKLFIDDTAGISPSEMRARTRRLAREHGEIGMIMVDYLQLMQIPGSSGDNRTNEISEISRSLKGLAKEFNCPVIALSQLNRSLEQRPNKRPVNSDLRESGAIEQDADIIMFVYRDEVYHPETEYKGVAEIIIGKQRNGPIGTTRLAFLGKYSRFENLAPGSYQFDDE; via the coding sequence ATGAACGACATCAGCGTCCCCCAACAGTACGATCTGGAAACCGCAGCGCTCAAAGTGCCGCCACATTCCATCGAGGCCGAGCAGGCTGTGCTTGGCGGGCTGATGCTGGATAACAACGCCTGGGAACGGGTGCTTGATCAGGTGTCGGATGGCGATTTCTATCGCCATGATCACCGGCTGATCTTCCGCGCCGTTTTCACTCTGGCCGAGCGCAACTCGCCGTTCGATGTAGTTACGCTTTCCGAACAGCTGGACAAGGAAGGTCACCTGTCACAGGTCGGCGGTCTCGCCTACCTCGGCGAGCTGGCGAAAAACACCCCGTCCGTGGCAAACATCAAGGCCTACGCGCAGATCATCCGCGAGCGCGCCACGCTGCGCCAACTGATCGGCATCAGCAACGAGATCGCCGACAGCGCCTATGCGCCGCAGGGGCGTACGGGCGAGGAGATTCTCGATGAAGCCGAGCGACTGATCTTCCAGATCGCCGAAGCGCGCCCCAAGACGGGCGGGCCGATGGGGATCAACGACATCCTGGTCAAGGCGATAGACCGGATCGATTCGCTGTTCAATGCCGGTGAGGCGATTACCGGCATATCGACCGGCTTCACGGACCTGGACGAAGCCACCAGTGGCCTGCAAGCGGCCGATCTGATCATCGTCGCCGGGCGTCCCTCTATGGGTAAGACCACCTTCGCGATGAACCTAGTGGAAAACGCCGTGCTGCGTTCCGACAAGGCGATTCTGGTGTTCTCGCTGGAAATGCCGGCCGATTCCATCGTGATTCGTATGCTGGCCTCCTTGGGCCGTATCGACCAGACCAAGGTACGGACCGGTAAGCTCAGCGACGACGACTGGCCACGGCTGACCTCGGCGGTCAACCTGCTCAACGATCGAAAGCTGTTCATCGACGATACCGCGGGCATTTCGCCCTCGGAAATGCGCGCCCGGACGCGGCGTCTGGCGCGTGAGCACGGCGAAATCGGCATGATCATGGTCGACTACCTGCAGCTGATGCAGATTCCGGGCTCCAGTGGCGATAATCGCACCAACGAGATTTCCGAGATCTCCCGCTCGCTGAAAGGCCTGGCCAAGGAATTCAACTGCCCGGTGATCGCGCTGTCGCAGCTCAACCGCTCGTTGGAACAGCGACCGAACAAGCGCCCGGTGAACTCTGACTTGCGTGAATCGGGGGCGATCGAGCAGGACGCCGACATCATCATGTTCGTCTATCGGGACGAGGTCTATCACCCGGAAACCGAATACAAGGGTGTGGCTGAAATCATCATCGGCAAACAGCGGAACGGCCCGATCGGCACAACCCGTCTGGCGTTCCTCGGCAAATACTCGCGCTTCGAAAATCTGGCGCCGGGCAGCTACCAGTTCGACGACGAATGA
- the rplI gene encoding 50S ribosomal protein L9, producing the protein MEVILLEKVANLGNLGDKVNVKSGYGRNYLLPQRKATAATAANIAEFEARRADLEKAAAERKASAETRAAQLAELEVTITATAGDEGKLFGSIGTHDIADALTASGVEVAKSEIRLPNGTIRQVGEYDVAVHLHTDVEATVKLIVVAG; encoded by the coding sequence ATGGAAGTCATCCTGCTGGAAAAAGTCGCAAACCTGGGCAACCTGGGCGACAAGGTAAACGTCAAGTCTGGTTACGGCCGCAACTACTTGCTGCCGCAGCGTAAGGCTACTGCCGCCACCGCGGCAAACATCGCCGAGTTCGAAGCTCGCCGTGCCGACCTGGAAAAAGCTGCTGCCGAGCGCAAGGCGTCCGCCGAAACTCGTGCTGCTCAGCTGGCTGAACTGGAAGTCACCATCACTGCTACTGCAGGCGATGAGGGCAAGCTGTTCGGTTCCATCGGTACGCACGACATCGCTGATGCCCTGACCGCCTCCGGCGTTGAAGTGGCCAAGAGCGAAATCCGCCTGCCGAACGGCACCATCCGTCAGGTTGGTGAGTACGACGTAGCTGTGCATCTGCACACCGACGTCGAAGCAACCGTGAAGCTGATCGTGGTTGCCGGCTGA
- the rpsR gene encoding 30S ribosomal protein S18 → MARFFRRRKFCRFTAENVKEIDYKDLNTLKAYISETGKIVPSRITGTKARYQRQLATAIKRARFLALLPYTDSHGR, encoded by the coding sequence ATGGCACGTTTTTTCCGTCGTCGTAAGTTCTGCCGTTTCACTGCAGAAAACGTGAAAGAGATCGATTACAAGGATCTCAACACGCTGAAGGCCTACATTTCCGAAACCGGCAAGATCGTTCCTAGCCGTATCACCGGAACCAAAGCACGCTATCAGCGCCAGCTGGCTACCGCTATCAAGCGCGCCCGCTTCCTGGCCCTGCTGCCCTATACCGACAGCCACGGCCGTTGA
- the rpsF gene encoding 30S ribosomal protein S6 gives MRHYEIIFLVHPDQSEQVGGMVERYTKLIEEDGGKIHRLEDWGRRQLAYAINNVHKAHYVMLNVECSGKALAELEDNFRYNDAVIRNLVIRRDEAETEQSEMLKAEENRSERRERRDRPESDSVNDNDSDSDSRDNNADE, from the coding sequence ATGCGTCATTACGAAATCATCTTTCTGGTCCACCCCGACCAGAGCGAGCAGGTTGGCGGCATGGTGGAGCGTTACACCAAGCTGATCGAAGAGGACGGTGGCAAGATCCATCGTCTGGAAGACTGGGGTCGCCGTCAGCTGGCTTACGCCATCAACAACGTACACAAGGCTCACTACGTGATGCTGAACGTTGAGTGCAGCGGTAAGGCACTGGCCGAGCTGGAAGACAACTTCCGCTACAACGACGCCGTCATCCGTAACCTGGTCATTCGTCGCGATGAAGCCGAGACTGAACAGTCCGAGATGCTGAAGGCTGAGGAAAACCGTAGCGAGCGCCGTGAGCGTCGTGATCGCCCTGAATCTGACTCTGTCAACGATAATGACAGTGACAGCGACAGCCGCGACAACAACGCTGACGAGTAA
- a CDS encoding PAS domain-containing sensor histidine kinase, which produces MPQRPPFEALFRSSPNAYLLLDRELIIQDANEAYLKLTARTLEDIVGRRIHDAFAADPQAPETSHVEQLLQSFARVLRSKALDTLPVIRYSIAVSPDSGASYEDRYWSATHTPLLDEQGEVTAILQHTVDITELQSLKASLRSSELRGQPLQQIEAAIMSRARSMQDEGNQLRQLFAQAPGFVCFLRGPEHVFELVNEAYQQLTGHRELIGKRVLDALPELQGQAFIDLLDQVYRSGEPYIGRGMRALLQRHPNTEPEEVFVDFVFQPIIERDGQVSGIFVQGSDVTEQQRSQRELQAHREHLEELVRDRTSDLMRSEAERRVAEAALMQSQKLEAVGKLTGGIAHDFNNMLQIIGGNLQLLRRNLSTDATAQRRLESAVGGVEKGARLASQLLAFASRQPLQPQSVDLGELLEQMSELLNGALGRAVQVDVDIQPNLWPVFVDVGNLQAAILNLAVNARDAMPGGGTLCVRLCNRSLDAEQLASQPGAAAGPFVELSVIDEGEGMCPEVLERAFEPFFTTRQNANGSGLGLSMVYGFVRQSGGFVVLESEEGRGTSVRVCLPATVAEGARGIHEPLISSVQESATAASFSAAEVPMEKSDGLRILFVEDDPTLRMLTGEVMEELGHDVCLCESAEAALEMLSQRQFDVLLTDVGLAGMSGIELVRQAKSHDAALSLVIASGYAISARDEGLDDLRTMLKPYDIHQVRSLLESIRAERSASARG; this is translated from the coding sequence ATGCCGCAACGCCCGCCTTTCGAGGCACTGTTCAGGTCTTCTCCGAACGCCTATCTGCTGCTTGACCGAGAGCTCATCATCCAGGATGCCAACGAGGCATACCTGAAGCTCACGGCGCGAACGCTCGAAGACATCGTCGGGCGCCGCATACATGACGCGTTCGCTGCGGATCCGCAGGCGCCCGAAACCAGCCATGTCGAGCAGCTGCTGCAGTCCTTTGCCCGGGTACTTCGCAGCAAGGCTTTGGATACGCTGCCGGTCATCCGTTACTCGATCGCGGTGAGTCCCGATAGCGGGGCGTCCTACGAGGATCGTTACTGGAGCGCGACCCATACGCCGCTGCTTGATGAGCAAGGCGAAGTCACTGCTATTCTGCAGCACACTGTGGATATCACCGAGCTGCAGTCGCTGAAGGCGTCCCTGCGCTCGAGTGAGTTGCGAGGCCAGCCTTTGCAGCAGATCGAGGCCGCGATCATGTCCCGCGCCCGGTCGATGCAGGATGAAGGCAATCAGCTGCGTCAGCTGTTCGCCCAGGCGCCGGGCTTTGTCTGTTTTTTGCGGGGGCCAGAGCATGTATTCGAGTTGGTCAACGAGGCCTATCAGCAACTGACAGGTCATCGCGAGCTGATCGGAAAAAGGGTGCTCGATGCCTTGCCCGAGCTTCAGGGGCAGGCATTTATTGACCTGCTGGATCAGGTTTATCGGTCCGGCGAGCCTTACATCGGCAGGGGAATGCGGGCGCTGCTGCAACGTCATCCCAACACGGAGCCTGAAGAGGTCTTCGTCGATTTCGTATTCCAGCCGATCATCGAACGCGATGGGCAGGTCTCTGGCATTTTCGTACAGGGCAGCGACGTGACTGAGCAGCAGCGCAGTCAGCGGGAATTGCAGGCGCATCGCGAGCATCTCGAGGAACTGGTTCGCGACCGGACAAGCGACCTGATGCGTAGCGAAGCCGAGCGGCGAGTAGCAGAGGCAGCCCTGATGCAATCGCAGAAGCTCGAGGCGGTGGGTAAGCTGACCGGGGGCATCGCCCATGACTTCAACAACATGCTGCAGATCATCGGCGGCAATCTTCAACTGTTGCGCCGTAACCTGAGCACCGATGCGACTGCGCAGCGGCGTTTGGAATCGGCGGTCGGCGGCGTGGAAAAAGGCGCACGACTGGCGTCCCAGTTGCTCGCGTTCGCCAGCCGTCAGCCGCTTCAGCCGCAGTCGGTGGATCTGGGTGAGCTGCTTGAACAGATGAGCGAGCTGCTGAACGGCGCATTGGGCCGGGCGGTGCAGGTAGATGTCGATATCCAGCCAAATCTGTGGCCAGTTTTTGTCGATGTGGGCAACCTGCAGGCCGCAATTCTCAACCTGGCGGTCAATGCGCGCGATGCGATGCCCGGGGGCGGTACGTTGTGCGTGCGCTTGTGCAACCGCTCGCTGGATGCAGAACAACTTGCGTCGCAGCCCGGTGCCGCTGCAGGGCCTTTTGTTGAGCTAAGCGTCATCGACGAGGGCGAGGGCATGTGCCCTGAAGTTTTGGAGCGGGCATTCGAACCGTTCTTCACGACCCGCCAGAATGCCAATGGTTCTGGTCTCGGTCTGAGCATGGTTTATGGTTTCGTCAGACAGAGCGGCGGCTTCGTCGTGCTCGAAAGCGAAGAGGGTCGTGGCACTTCTGTCAGGGTTTGCCTGCCAGCCACCGTTGCTGAGGGCGCGCGCGGGATTCATGAACCGTTGATTAGCAGCGTTCAGGAGTCAGCGACCGCGGCCAGCTTCAGTGCGGCCGAGGTGCCGATGGAGAAGTCCGATGGCTTGAGGATTCTCTTCGTCGAAGACGACCCGACTCTGCGTATGTTGACCGGCGAGGTGATGGAGGAGCTCGGTCATGATGTCTGTCTCTGCGAGTCGGCGGAGGCTGCACTTGAGATGTTGAGTCAGCGTCAGTTCGATGTTCTCCTGACGGATGTCGGGCTGGCTGGTATGAGTGGCATCGAGCTGGTGCGCCAAGCCAAGTCGCACGATGCGGCGCTGAGTTTGGTCATCGCCTCCGGTTATGCCATCAGTGCCCGAGACGAAGGTCTGGACGATCTGCGCACCATGCTCAAGCCCTATGACATCCATCAGGTCAGGTCCTTGCTCGAAAGCATTCGGGCTGAGCGGTCTGCCTCGGCGCGCGGTTGA
- the rlmB gene encoding 23S rRNA (guanosine(2251)-2'-O)-methyltransferase RlmB: MSDLEKIYGLHAVEALLRHHPKRVKQVWLAEGRGDPRVQALMQLAAQSKVRVGQCERREMDAWVEGVHQGVVAEVSPSQVWGDAMLDELLDRTEGAPLLLVLDGVTDPHNLGACLRTADAAGALAVIIPKDKSASLNATVRKVACGAAEVIPLVAVTNLARTLEKLQQRGLWIVGTAGEAEQDIYDQDLSGPIVLVMGAEGKGMRRLTREHCDFLVRLPMAGSVSSLNVSVATGVCLFEALRQRRAATR; the protein is encoded by the coding sequence ATGAGTGATCTTGAAAAAATCTACGGCCTGCACGCCGTAGAGGCATTGCTGCGCCACCATCCGAAGCGGGTCAAGCAGGTCTGGCTGGCCGAGGGGCGCGGCGACCCGCGAGTGCAGGCATTGATGCAGCTGGCTGCACAGTCCAAGGTTCGTGTCGGTCAATGCGAGCGCCGCGAGATGGACGCCTGGGTTGAAGGTGTGCATCAGGGGGTGGTTGCCGAGGTCAGTCCCAGCCAGGTCTGGGGCGATGCGATGCTCGATGAGTTGCTGGACCGGACCGAGGGCGCGCCGCTGCTGCTTGTGCTCGACGGCGTCACCGACCCCCACAATCTAGGCGCCTGCCTGCGTACCGCCGATGCAGCCGGTGCGCTGGCGGTGATCATCCCCAAGGACAAGTCCGCCAGTCTAAACGCCACGGTGCGCAAGGTTGCCTGTGGTGCGGCGGAAGTCATTCCACTGGTCGCGGTCACCAATCTCGCGCGTACGCTGGAAAAGCTGCAGCAGCGTGGGTTGTGGATCGTGGGCACGGCTGGTGAAGCCGAGCAGGACATCTACGATCAGGATCTCAGTGGCCCCATCGTTCTGGTGATGGGCGCCGAGGGCAAAGGCATGCGACGCCTGACCCGCGAGCACTGTGATTTCCTGGTCCGGTTGCCAATGGCCGGGAGCGTCAGCAGCCTCAATGTATCGGTCGCCACTGGCGTCTGCTTGTTCGAAGCGCTGCGTCAGCGTCGTGCGGCAACCCGCTGA
- the rnr gene encoding ribonuclease R → MADWQSLDPEAAREAEKYENPIPSRELIIQHLSERGSPAAREQLVEEFGLSSEDDIEALRRRLRAMERDGQLIYTRRGTYAPVDKLDLVCGRVSGHRDGFGFLIPDDGSDDLFLSPAQMRLVFDGDRCLARVAGLDRRGRREGAIVEVISRAHETIVGRYQEESGIGFVMADNPKIQQEVLVTPGRSMDAKPGQFVEIKITHWPTQRFQPQGDVVEVIGNYMAPGMEIDVALRSFDIPHVWPDAVKREAAKLKPEVEEKDKHKRVDLRHLPFVTIDGEDARDFDDAVYCEKLSGWKLFSGGFRLYVAIADVSHYVKVGSALDQEAEVRGTSVYFPERVVPMLPEELSNGLCSLNPHVDRLAMVCEITLSKSGKMTDYQFYEAVIHSHARLTYNKVSSMLEQPSSAEGKRLVGEYGEVLPHLKQLYALYKVLLKARHTRGAIDFETQETRIVFGAERKIAAIKPTERNDAHKLIEECMLCANVATARFLQDHDIPGLYRVHDGPPLERQEKLRAFLGELGLSLHKGKEGPTPKDYQALLERIQGRPDFHVIQTVMLRSLSQAVYSPDNNGHFGLNYEAYAHFTSPIRRYPDLLIHRAIRSVIRSRRDTSHVRREGATSMPKARIYPYDEAALEQLGEQCSMTERRADEATRDVVNWLKCEFMKDRVGESFPGVITAVTGFGLFVELTDIYVEGLVHVTAMPGDYYHFDPLHHRLSGERSGRSFRLGDSVEVRVMRVDLDERKIDFELISGGSKTESRESGSADNRGARKDNRSKKGAESSKGREPVSADVRKSREMKKALLSDAKSGAAKSKPKRSSAKPKTSSKSPSKPDGGAPRKRKAKS, encoded by the coding sequence ATGGCCGATTGGCAATCCCTCGACCCCGAGGCCGCACGTGAAGCGGAAAAGTACGAAAACCCTATTCCAAGTCGCGAGCTGATTATTCAGCACCTGAGTGAGCGCGGCTCACCAGCGGCGCGTGAGCAGCTGGTGGAAGAGTTCGGATTATCCTCCGAAGATGATATCGAGGCTCTGCGCCGCCGTTTGCGTGCGATGGAGCGTGACGGTCAGCTGATCTACACCCGGCGCGGCACTTATGCCCCGGTGGACAAGCTGGACCTGGTTTGTGGTCGCGTCAGCGGCCATCGCGACGGTTTCGGTTTTCTGATTCCCGATGATGGCAGTGATGATCTGTTTCTGAGCCCTGCACAGATGCGCCTGGTGTTCGATGGTGATCGCTGTCTGGCCCGGGTGGCCGGGCTCGATCGCCGCGGTCGCCGCGAAGGTGCCATCGTCGAAGTGATCAGCCGCGCGCATGAAACGATTGTTGGGCGCTATCAGGAAGAAAGCGGCATCGGTTTCGTCATGGCCGATAACCCTAAGATCCAGCAGGAAGTTCTGGTGACACCGGGTCGCTCGATGGATGCCAAACCGGGGCAGTTCGTCGAAATCAAGATCACTCACTGGCCGACTCAGCGTTTTCAGCCTCAGGGCGACGTGGTCGAAGTGATCGGCAACTACATGGCGCCGGGCATGGAGATCGACGTTGCGCTGCGCAGCTTCGATATTCCCCACGTTTGGCCTGATGCGGTGAAGCGTGAAGCGGCCAAGCTAAAGCCGGAAGTGGAAGAGAAGGACAAGCACAAGCGTGTCGACTTGCGGCACCTTCCGTTCGTTACCATCGATGGCGAAGATGCACGCGACTTCGATGATGCCGTCTATTGCGAAAAGCTCAGCGGCTGGAAGCTGTTTTCCGGTGGTTTCCGCCTGTATGTGGCCATCGCCGACGTGTCGCACTATGTGAAAGTGGGCTCGGCACTCGATCAGGAAGCTGAAGTGCGTGGCACCTCTGTGTATTTCCCCGAGCGGGTGGTACCGATGCTGCCGGAAGAGCTTTCCAACGGGCTCTGCTCGCTGAATCCGCACGTCGATCGTCTGGCCATGGTCTGCGAAATCACCCTGAGCAAATCGGGGAAGATGACCGACTACCAGTTTTACGAAGCCGTCATCCATTCCCACGCGCGACTGACCTATAACAAGGTCAGCAGCATGCTGGAGCAGCCGTCATCGGCAGAGGGCAAGCGCCTGGTCGGTGAGTACGGCGAAGTACTTCCACACCTCAAGCAGCTGTATGCGCTGTACAAGGTGTTGCTCAAAGCGCGTCACACACGCGGTGCGATCGACTTCGAAACCCAGGAAACGCGGATCGTGTTCGGTGCCGAACGCAAGATCGCGGCGATCAAGCCTACCGAACGCAACGATGCGCACAAGCTGATCGAGGAATGCATGCTGTGCGCCAACGTGGCCACGGCGCGCTTCCTGCAAGATCATGACATTCCCGGCCTGTATCGCGTTCACGATGGTCCTCCACTGGAACGGCAGGAGAAACTGCGGGCCTTCCTTGGCGAGCTGGGTCTGAGCTTGCATAAGGGTAAAGAGGGGCCAACCCCGAAGGATTATCAAGCGTTGCTCGAGCGCATTCAGGGGCGCCCCGATTTCCATGTGATCCAGACGGTGATGCTGCGGTCGCTCAGTCAGGCGGTCTATAGCCCAGACAACAACGGCCACTTCGGTCTGAACTACGAGGCCTATGCACATTTCACCTCACCGATCCGTCGCTATCCGGATCTGCTGATCCATCGCGCGATCCGCAGTGTGATTCGCTCACGCCGCGACACCTCCCATGTGCGGCGCGAGGGTGCGACCAGCATGCCCAAGGCTCGCATCTATCCGTACGACGAGGCGGCGCTGGAACAGTTGGGTGAGCAGTGCTCGATGACAGAGCGCCGCGCCGACGAGGCGACCCGCGACGTGGTGAATTGGCTCAAGTGCGAGTTCATGAAGGACCGAGTCGGTGAAAGCTTCCCTGGCGTCATTACGGCGGTCACCGGGTTCGGCCTGTTCGTCGAATTGACCGATATCTATGTCGAGGGCCTGGTGCATGTGACCGCCATGCCCGGCGATTACTACCACTTCGATCCGTTGCATCATCGCCTCTCTGGCGAGCGCAGCGGCCGCAGTTTCCGTCTCGGTGACAGCGTCGAAGTGCGGGTAATGCGTGTCGATCTAGACGAGCGCAAGATCGACTTCGAGTTGATCAGTGGTGGTAGCAAGACCGAGAGCCGCGAATCCGGCTCGGCGGATAACCGCGGCGCACGAAAGGATAATCGCAGTAAGAAAGGCGCCGAATCGTCAAAAGGGCGTGAGCCAGTCAGTGCCGATGTTCGCAAAAGTCGCGAAATGAAAAAGGCGTTACTGTCTGACGCAAAAAGTGGCGCAGCGAAGAGCAAGCCCAAACGCAGCTCGGCGAAGCCCAAGACGTCGAGCAAATCTCCATCCAAGCCGGATGGCGGTGCGCCGCGCAAGCGTAAGGCCAAGTCATGA
- a CDS encoding adenylosuccinate synthase, protein MGKNVVVLGTQWGDEGKGKIVDLLTDQAAAVVRFQGGHNAGHTLVIDGEKTVLHLIPSGILRENVQCLIGNGVVVAPDALMREITKLEEKGVPVRERLRISPACTLILPYHVALDQAREASRSEGKIGTTGRGIGPAYEDKVARRGLRIGDLFNPERFAVKLRELLEYHNFILQNFYKVEPVDFQKTLDEALGYAEILKPMMTDVSARLHELRKQGARIMFEGAQGSLLDIDHGTYPYVTSSSTTAGGTATGSGFGPLYLDYILGITKAYTTRVGSGPFPTELFDEVGARLAERGHEFGSTTGRARRCGWFDAVILRRAIEINSVSGICLTKLDVLDGLETIRLCVAYKDHNGEMLVDAPTDADSYQGLQPVYEELPGWSESTVGLKSLEELPANARAYIKRIEELVEAPIDIISTGPDRNETIVLRHPYA, encoded by the coding sequence ATGGGTAAGAATGTCGTGGTCCTGGGCACCCAATGGGGTGATGAGGGCAAGGGCAAGATCGTCGATCTGCTAACCGACCAGGCGGCGGCCGTGGTGCGTTTCCAGGGTGGCCATAATGCGGGGCACACCTTGGTCATCGACGGCGAAAAAACCGTTCTGCATCTGATCCCCTCCGGCATTTTGCGTGAAAACGTGCAGTGTCTGATTGGTAACGGTGTGGTCGTGGCGCCGGACGCGTTGATGCGTGAGATTACCAAGCTGGAAGAAAAGGGCGTACCGGTACGTGAGCGTTTGCGTATTAGTCCTGCCTGTACGCTGATCCTGCCGTATCACGTTGCGCTGGATCAGGCGCGTGAAGCGTCGCGCTCCGAAGGCAAAATCGGCACCACAGGCCGTGGTATCGGTCCGGCGTACGAGGACAAGGTGGCTCGTCGCGGGCTGCGTATCGGCGACCTGTTCAATCCCGAGCGCTTTGCCGTTAAGCTGCGTGAGCTGCTCGAGTATCACAACTTCATCCTGCAGAATTTCTACAAGGTCGAGCCCGTCGATTTCCAGAAGACGCTGGACGAAGCGCTTGGTTATGCTGAAATACTCAAGCCGATGATGACAGACGTGTCGGCTCGCCTGCATGAGCTGCGCAAGCAGGGCGCGCGCATCATGTTCGAAGGTGCTCAAGGCTCGTTGCTGGATATCGACCACGGTACCTATCCGTACGTCACCAGCTCCAGCACCACGGCTGGCGGCACGGCTACGGGTTCCGGTTTCGGGCCGCTGTACCTGGACTATATTCTTGGTATTACCAAGGCCTACACGACTCGTGTCGGTTCCGGCCCGTTTCCGACGGAGCTGTTCGATGAGGTGGGTGCGCGTCTGGCGGAGCGTGGTCACGAGTTCGGCTCTACGACTGGACGGGCACGGCGTTGCGGCTGGTTTGATGCGGTCATTCTGCGTCGCGCCATCGAAATCAATAGCGTGTCGGGCATCTGCCTGACCAAGCTGGATGTACTCGATGGGTTGGAGACCATTCGACTCTGCGTCGCATACAAGGATCACAACGGCGAAATGCTGGTCGATGCGCCGACCGATGCTGACAGTTATCAGGGCCTGCAGCCGGTTTACGAAGAGCTGCCGGGCTGGTCTGAATCCACGGTTGGCTTGAAGTCGCTGGAGGAGCTGCCAGCCAATGCTCGCGCTTACATCAAGCGCATTGAAGAGTTGGTCGAAGCGCCGATCGATATCATTTCGACCGGCCCGGATCGTAACGAGACAATCGTGCTGCGCCACCCGTACGCCTGA
- a CDS encoding ATP phosphoribosyltransferase regulatory subunit gives MATVDRWLLPDGIEEVLPPEAARIETARRRVLDLFQRWGYELVITPHVEFLESLLTGAGQDLDLKTFKVIDPLSGRQMGLRADITPQVARVDAHTLRREGPSRLCYAGSVLHAKPQALATSRSPIQLGAELYGDSSTSSDLEVISLMLETLGLADVPDVHMDLGHVGIYRGLARAAGLSGDVEQRLFDALQRKAMGEIAALTADVTPALANMLRALARLCGGREALDAARAALADAPVVVREALECLVQIADQLAVRYPDIPLYFDLGELRGYHYHTGVVFAVFVPGVGQSIAQGGRYDDIGADFGRARPATGFSTDLKTLVSLGNAQLVTPAVGIWAPYSTDPSLWQAICRLREQGERVVQALDGQQGDVAISVACDRQLVLHEGSWAVTPLAR, from the coding sequence ATGGCAACGGTAGACCGCTGGCTCCTGCCAGATGGCATCGAAGAGGTGCTGCCGCCCGAGGCGGCGCGTATCGAGACCGCGCGACGTCGCGTGCTGGACCTGTTCCAGCGCTGGGGCTACGAGTTGGTCATTACTCCTCATGTGGAGTTTCTCGAGTCACTGCTCACTGGAGCGGGACAGGATCTTGATCTCAAGACGTTCAAGGTTATCGATCCGTTATCGGGCCGGCAGATGGGCTTGCGCGCCGATATCACACCGCAGGTGGCGCGTGTGGATGCACATACCTTGCGCCGCGAAGGGCCCAGCCGCTTGTGCTACGCCGGCAGCGTGCTACATGCCAAGCCGCAGGCGCTCGCGACTTCGCGCAGCCCGATCCAGCTAGGTGCCGAGCTTTATGGTGACAGCAGCACTTCCAGCGATCTCGAGGTGATCAGCTTGATGCTGGAAACCCTCGGTCTTGCCGATGTGCCTGATGTGCATATGGACCTGGGGCACGTGGGCATCTATCGCGGACTGGCGCGTGCGGCGGGTCTGTCCGGGGATGTCGAGCAGCGCCTGTTCGATGCGCTACAGCGTAAGGCGATGGGCGAAATCGCGGCTTTGACCGCCGATGTGACGCCTGCGCTCGCAAACATGCTGCGCGCGCTGGCGCGACTCTGTGGTGGGCGTGAGGCGCTGGATGCTGCGCGTGCTGCGCTGGCTGATGCGCCAGTTGTGGTACGCGAAGCGCTCGAATGTCTTGTTCAGATCGCCGACCAGCTAGCGGTGCGGTATCCGGATATCCCGCTGTATTTCGATCTGGGCGAGCTGCGAGGCTATCACTATCACACCGGGGTGGTGTTTGCGGTGTTCGTACCGGGTGTCGGCCAGTCGATTGCTCAGGGCGGCCGTTATGACGATATTGGTGCGGATTTCGGGCGGGCGCGGCCGGCGACCGGCTTTTCGACGGATTTGAAGACATTGGTCAGCTTGGGTAATGCGCAGCTCGTGACCCCAGCCGTGGGTATATGGGCGCCGTACAGCACCGATCCTTCGCTATGGCAGGCGATCTGCCGTCTGCGCGAGCAGGGTGAGCGCGTTGTGCAGGCACTTGACGGTCAGCAAGGCGACGTTGCGATAAGCGTCGCCTGCGACCGGCAGCTAGTGTTGCACGAAGGTTCCTGGGCGGTGACGCCGCTGGCTCGTTGA